In a genomic window of Helianthus annuus cultivar XRQ/B chromosome 10, HanXRQr2.0-SUNRISE, whole genome shotgun sequence:
- the LOC110885085 gene encoding protein FAR1-RELATED SEQUENCE 11 produces MMSDDGEQLLVVYDDHSDQRSMSLDETSSTEESPDETKVSLETTDDAIPYIGQRFATHDHAYEFYSEFAKRCGFSIRRHRTEGKDGVGKGLTRRYFVCHRAGNTPVKTLSENKPQRNRKSSRCGCQAYMRISKTTELGAPEWRVTGFSNHHNHELLEPNQVRFLPAYRTISDADKNRILMFAKTGISVQQMMRLLELEKCVEPGYLPFTEKDVRNLLQSFRKVDLEDESIDLLRMCRNIKDKDHNFQFEYKLDSNNRLENIAWSYASSVQSYEVFGDAVVFDTTHRLNAFDMPLGIWVGMNNYGMPCFFGCALLREENVKSYSWALKAFLGFMNGKVPQTILTDQTLCVREAIAMEMPSAKHAYCIWLIVAKFPSWFNAVLGERYNEWKSEFYRLYNMESIEDFEMGWRDMVNSFGLHTNRHITTLFAARNLWALPYLRSHFFAGMTTTAHSKAINAFIQRFLSAQTRLAHFIEQVAVAVDFKDQAGEQQTMQQNLQNICLKTGAPMESHAASVLTPFAFSKLQEQLVLAAHYASFQLEDGFLVRHHTKLEGGRKVYWVPREGIISCSCHHFEFSGILCRHTLRVLSTGNCFQIPERYMPLRWRRINTSAKLLQNTLSDHTERVQLLQGMVSNLVTESAKSKDRLDIAMEHVSVLLSRIRDHPVPSSRYARNDCFT; encoded by the exons ATGATGTCCGATGATGGAGAACAGCTATTGGTCGTTTATGATGACCACTCAGATCAACGGTCCATGTCTTTGGATGAAACAAGTAGCACAGAAGAATCACCAGACGAAACAAAAGTATCCTTAGAAACAACAGATGATGCTATTCCGTATATTGGTCAAAGATTTGCTACTCATGATCACGCTTACGAGTTCTACAGTGAATTCGCCAAAAGATGCGGTTTCTCAATCCGTCGCCATCGAACCGAAGGTAAAGATGGTGTCGGGAAAGGTCTTACCCGACGCTATTTTGTCTGCCACAGGGCGGGAAACACACCTGTCAAAACTTTAAGTGAAAATAAACCACAAAGAAACAGGAAATCATCTAGATGTGGATGTCAAGCGTATATGCGTATAAGCAAAACAACGGAATTAGGAGCTCCTGAATGGCGAGTAACGGGGTTTTCAAATCATCATAATCATGAACTTTTGGAACCGAATCAAGTTCGTTTTCTTCCCGCTTATCGTACTATTTCCGATGCAGACAAAAACCGAATCCTCATGTTTGCCAAAACGGGAATTTCAGTGCAGCAAATGATGAGGCTTTTGGAACTTGAGAAATGCGTGGAGCCCGGATACCTTCCGTTCACCGAAAAAGATGTAAGAAATTTGCTTCAATCGTTTAGGAAAGTGGATTTGGAGGATGAAAGCATTGATTTACTCAGAATGTGTCGAAATATTAAAGATAAGGATCATAACTTCCAGTTTGAGTATAAACTCGATTCAAATAATCGGTTGGAAAATATCGCATGGTCATACGCATCATCTGTCCAATCGTATGAAGTATTCGGTGACGCGGTGGTATTTGATACAACACATCGGTTGAACGCTTTTGATATGCCGCTCGGGATATGGGTTGGAATGAATAATTATGGTATGCCTTGCTTTTTCGGTTGCGCACTTCTGCGTGAGGAAAATGTGAAGTCCTATTCATGGGCTTTGAAG GCGTTCTTGGGGTTTATGAATGGGAAGGTTCCGCAGACGATATTAACCGACCAAACGTTATGCGTACGAGAAGCTATAGCAATGGAAATGCCCTCTGCTAAACATGCGTATTGCATCTGGCTGATTGTCGCAAAATTCCCGTCTTGGTTTAATGCTGTTTTGGGGGAACGATATAACGAGTGGAAGAGTGAATTTTATCGACTTTATAATATGGAGTCAATTGAAGATTTTGAAATGGGCTGGAGAGATATGGTTAATTCTTTTGGGCTCCACACGAACCGCCACATAACCACCTTGTTTGCAGCTAGAAATCTCTGGGCTTTGCCGTATTTGAGAAGCCATTTTTTTGCTGGAATGACAACCACTGCACATTCAAAAGCTATCAATGCTTTCATCCAACGGTTCTTGAGTGCCCAAACTCGACTTGCACACTTCATTGAACAA GTGGCTGTTGCGGTGGACTTCAAAGATCAGGCTGGTGAACAGCAAACAATGCAACAAAACCTCCAAAACATTTGCTTGAAAACTGGGGCACCAATGGAATCCCATGCAGCCTCGGTCCTAACGCCTTTTGCGTTTTCAAAGCTACAAGAACAACTTGTGCTGGCTGCTCATTATGCATCATTTCAACTCGAAGACGGGTTCTTAGTTAGACACCATACAAAACTTGAAGGCGGTCGAAAAGTTTATTGGGTCCCGCGTGAAGGCATTATCAGCTGTAGCTGCCACCACTTTGAGTTCTCTGGGATACTCTGTAGGCACACCCTTCGAGTACTCTCCACTGGAAATTGCTTTCAGATTCCAGAAAG GTATATGCCTCTGCGTTGGCGGCGCATAAACACATCAGCAAAGCTTCTTCAGAACACTTTGAGTGATCATACGGAAAGAGTTCAGTTATTGCAAGGTATGGTGTCAAATCTTGTGACGGAATCAGCCAAATCGAAAGATCGGCTTGATATTGCCATGGAACATGTTTCTGTTTTGTTATCAAGGATTAGGGACCACCCGGTTCCTTCTTCACGGTATGCCAGAAATGATTGTTTTACATAG
- the LOC110885086 gene encoding probable protein phosphatase 2C 59 produces MGYLDSVVSWVNPNGTGVSPVTGGGLSKDSRFSYGYASSAGRRSSMEDFYETRIDGVDGELVGLFGVFDGHGGVRAAEYVKHNLFSNLIKHPKFISDTKSAISESYSYTDSEFIKSEKNQMKDVGSTASTAILVGNRLLVANVGDSRAVICRDGNAIAVSRDHKPDQSDERRRIEDAGGFVMWAGTWRVGGVLAVSRAFGDKLLKQFVVADPEIQEEVIDGSLEFLILASDGLWDVVSNEEAVAMVKPIQSPEDAAKTLMQEASERGSADNITVVVVRFLRTTC; encoded by the coding sequence ATGGGGTATCTTGATTCGGTTGTATCATGGGTCAACCCAAATGGTACCGGTGTTTCTCCAGTTACAGGAGGTGGTCTGAGTAAAGATTCAAGATTTAGCTACGGTTACGCTAGCTCTGCTGGGAGAAGATCATCAATGGAGGATTTTTACGAGACAAGAATCGACGGTGTGGATGGGGAATTGGTTGGTCTCTTTGGAGTTTTTGATGGGCATGGTGGCGTTCGGGCTGCAGAATACGTTAAACACAATCTTTTTAGTAATCTTATTAAACACCCAAAATTCATTTCAGATACCAAATCCGCCATATCTGAATCGTACAGTTACACTGACTCAGAGTTTATAAAATCAGAAAAGAATCAAATGAAAGACGTAGGGTCAACCGCTTCCACTGCCATCCTTGTCGGTAACCGTTTGCTAGTTGCGAACGTTGGTGACTCCAGAGCTGTGATTTGCAGAGACGGCAATGCGATTGCTGTTTCTAGAGATCACAAGCCGGATCAATCTGATGAACGACGACGGATTGAAGATGCTGGTGGTTTTGTGATGTGGGCGGGAACTTGGAGAGTTGGTGGCGTTCTTGCTGTTTCGCGTGCTTTTGGTGATAAATTGTTGAAACAGTTTGTTGTTGCTGATCCGGAAATTCAAGAAGAAGTGATTGATGGATCTTTAGAGTTTCTTATTCTTGCAAGCGATGGACTTTGGGATGTTGTGAGCAATGAGGAAGCTGTCGCAATGGTGAAACCGATTCAGAGCCCAGAAGATGCTGCAAAGACATTGATGCAGGAAGCTTCTGAGAGAGGTAGTGCGGATAATATTACAGTAGTAGTCGTGCGCTTCTTGAGGACGACTTGTTAA
- the LOC110881680 gene encoding uncharacterized protein LOC110881680, with translation MAALGSLNLGFTAVSTQITAPASIISTTSATLSSGPGTTLPFILLPTSQTSEFNAEFLAKNASLLRRLKAQQARDEQILGLRTRLFQDETPTGTMGPTMITPTFSTVVTSEAYTGYVQGSSGPSPVMATRNDIQMNVIGDPELTKPYHPVSMTAKSKFSARITHAKLPPKLKMPTTVKKYDGTTDPDDHMFDFDGAARVEQWPMPAWCFMFAQTLTGAARVWFDALNEGEINDFEEFRRLFLQNFSQQRHYSKEITEVHNIRRKDGESLDSFIDRFNRESMQISGVVDQLRISGFCHGVRNNQLVEKLHENIPKTMEVLMERARAFARGKNACNPAPESDHKMSSWKKNGGSVFDKAPPGSRGRSHPYGRNDRPPRGKSSRSRFYNLSDLSKTPSEILSAEGMNFPAPPKLRNPGDKNSKKYCDYHHARGHNTDDCWSLKQEIEKAVRSGKLSHLVKEVKEGKSSGNSGENPNNQPAICMIRRANNQGIKRTSQHLAAWMQQPIGFPPVSLEDVKDGPVIVSAIIAGHKVRRVYVDSGSATEIMYKQCFQQLAPQTKAKLLQVSMPLVSFSGEVVQPLGQITLPTTMGEGSLVRTVNLTYLVVEARSVHNVILGRPGMCAFGMISSTIHGALKFPTEAGIATLYSESAIGVAEIRQSEGNAEPPNTLTEEWAIHPHFPEQKIAIGAQLPKQTKKKLWKLLSNSLDVFAWQTSDMVGVPRCLAEHKLNVSHSIKPVAQRKRNMAPARNKAISEDVRKLLSAGIIREVRYQTWVSNPVMVTKKDKTWRMCVDFSDLNNACPKDCYPLPEIDLKIDSLSSFRLKCFLDAYKGYHQIQMASEDEDKTAFVTNEGLFCYTKMPFGLKNAGATYQRLMDKAFKAQIGRNLEIYVDDLVIKSREEDDMIDDILETFTRLRSINLKLNPKKCSFGLEEGKFLGVWVTRSGIQAHPDKIKAVVSMQPPKTIKEIQSLNGKLVALHRFVSKAADRSIPFMNVLKKRTAKGQIEWTPEADSAFQELKVCLGSLPTLTAPSTGETVTVYLSASHFAISAVLVVHRNQAQIPVYYVSRILKDYETRYPMVEKLALALVHASRRLRRYFQAFNIEVQTDLQIQQILRKPEVSGRLTKWAIELSAFDITYRTRGPVKGQAVADFLTEVPTGESIKGQPILPKVWNLYTDGASSKEGSGAGLILIDPEGIEYTYALRFEFKTSNNEAEYEALLAGLQTAAKAGATSVLAHVDSLLVANQVSGEYEAREDNMVRYLQQVNSLISSFDSCKIVHIPRSKNKKADALSKLASVTFCHLSKEVLVETLQTPAIQQTRPVMSVSVAEKSWMTPIVDYLKNGTLPEDKAQARKLKVKALQYQIHDGQLYRKTFLGPLLKCLTPEEASYVIREIHWGICGIHSGPRMVIAKVMNAGYFWPGMHQSAVNELQSCEDCQRHAPVSHRAKNNLVPVTSAWPFQKWGIDIVGPFPVSTGGVRFLLVAIDYFTKWVEAKPLRTITGDQVLRFAWENIVCRFGMPLCIVSDNGKQFAEKPFKTWCQRMNIEQSFASVAHPQANGQVERTNRSIVEGIKKLLGKEGVSWADELPHVLWAHRTMPKTSNKETPFSLTYGTEAVIPAEVGIPTPRIQLSQQENERELRLNLDLIEERRELAAIREAKYKKELEKHYNSKVKETRFKIGEYVMRNNEASLAEGTGKLAPKWEGPYQIKTAGEDGAYTLIKMDGTSVPRTWNGVHLKKCYL, from the coding sequence ATGGCGGCCCTAGGTTCTTTGAATTTGGGATTTACGGCTGTTAGCACGCAAATTACTGCACCAGCAAGTATCATCTCTACGACCTCAGCTACTTTAAGCTCAGGGCCGGGAACAACCTTGCCTTTCATCTTACTCCCTACTTCGCAAACCTCAGAATTCAACGCAGAATTTCTCGCCAAAAACGCAAGTCTTCTACGAAGATTAAAAGCGCAACAGGCCAGAGATGAACAGATCCTTGGTTTGCGAACCAGGCTCTTTCAAGACGAAACACCAACGGGGACAATGGGCCCGACAATGATCACTCCTACATTTTCCACAGTCGTTACTTCGGAAGCCTATACTGGATACGTACAAGGTTCTTCCGGACCTTCACCAGTAATGGCCACGCGAAACGATATACAGATGAATGTAATTGGCGATCCGGAACTCACCAAGCCGTACCATCCAGTTTCTATGACAGCCAAGTCAAAGTTTAGTGCTCGTATTACACATGCCAAACTTCCTCCAAAGCTCAAAATGCCAACCACGGTGAAGAAGTACGATGGCACAACTGATCCGGATGATCATATGTTCGATTTTGACGGAGCTGCACGAGTAGAACAATGGCCGATGCCAGCATGGTGCTTTATGTTTGCACAAACTCTAACTGGAGCCGCGCGAGTATGGTTTGACGCGTTGAATGAAGGTGAGATCAACGACTTTGAGGAGTTCCGAAGATTATTCCTCCAAAATTTCAGCCAACAAAGGCACTACTCTAAGGAGATTACCGAAGTCCACAACATCCGGAGAAAAGACGGAGAGTCTTTAGACAGTTTCATTGACCGGTTTAACCGGGAAAGCATGCAGATCAGTGGGGTAGTTGATCAACTGCGGATCTCCGGATTTTGTCACGGCGTTCGGAATAATCAGTTAGTTGAGAAATTGCACGAAAATATACCGAAGACGATGGAGGTACTAATGGAACGGGCCAGGGCTTTCGCTCGAGGCAAGAATGCATGTAATCCTGCTCCAGAGTCAGATCACAAGATGTCTTCATGGAAGAAAAATGGTGGATCGGTGTTTGATAAGGCTCCGCCAGGGAGCAGGGGACGATCACATCCTTACGGTAGAAACGATAGACCTCCACGAGGGAAAAGCTCCAGATCACGATTTTACAATTTATCGGATCTCTCCAAAACTCCCAGTGAAATTCTCAGTGCGGAGGGGATGAATTTCCCCGCTCCACCAAAACTTCGGAACCCAGGAGACAAAAATTCAAAGAAATATTGTGACTACCATCATGCTCGGGGTCACAATACAGATGACTGTTGGTCTTTGAAGCAAGAAATAGAAAAGGCGGTACGGTCCGGGAAGCTATCGCACTTAGTCAAAGAAGTAAAGGAAGGAAAATCTTCCGGAAATTCCGGAGAAAATCCAAATAATCAACCAGCAATTTGCATGATCCGCAGGGCAAACAACCAAGGCATCAAGCGGACCAGTCAGCATTTGGCCGCCTGGATGCAGCAACCCATTGGTTTCCCACCGGTCAGCTTGGAAGATGTCAAGGACGGACCGGTCATAGTGTCCGCAATCATTGCAGGACACAAGGTCCGGAGAGTGTATGTCGACAGCGGAAGCGCCACCGAGATTATGTACAAGCAGTGCTTTCAACAATTAGCCCCACAGACTAAGGCGAAATTGCTTCAAGTGTCAATGCCTCTGGTCAGTTTCTCCGGAGAAGTAGTTCAGCCTTTGGGCCAAATCACTCTTCCAACGACGATGGGAGAAGGGAGTTTGGTTCGAACTGTCAACTTGACGTATCTAGTGGTTGAAGCACGATCCGTTCACAATGTCATACTCGGAAGACCTGGTATGTGCGCCTTCGGAATGATCAGTTCAACTATACATGGAGCATTAAAATTCCCCACTGAAGCCGGAATAGCGACACTGTACTCCGAATCAGCAATCGGTGTAGCTGAAATACGACAAAGCGAGGGTAATGCCGAACCTCCTAATACTCTCACAGAAGAATGGGCCATACACCCACATTTTCCAGAGCAAAAAATTGCAATCGGAGCTCAGCTTCCCAAACAAACTAAGAAGAAGTTATGGAAACTATTGTCCAATTCACTTGATGTGTTCGCCTGGCAAACCTCTGACATGGTTGGAGTTCCCCGGTGTCTGGCCGAACATAAGTTAAACGTGTCACATTCAATAAAACCAGTAGCCCAGAGAAAAAGAAACATGGCTCCGGCTCGTAACAAGGCCATCTCCGAAGACGTACGAAAATTGTTGAGCGCCGGTATTATCAGAGAGGTGCGTTACCAAACCTGGGTCTCTAATCCAGTAATGGTAACCAAGAAGGATAAAACATGGAGGATGTGCGTTGATTTCTCGGACCTAAACAAtgcgtgcccaaaggattgctatccTTTGCCGGAGATTGATTTGAAGATAGACTCCCTCTCAAGTTTCCGTCTCAAGTGCTTCTTGGATGCGTACAAGGGTTATCATCAAATCCAAATGGCTTCAGAGGACGAAGATAAGACCGCGTTCGTAACAAACGAAGGATTGTTCTGTTATACCAAAATGCCATTCGGTCTGAAAAACGCCGGAGCCACATATCAGAGATTGATGGATAAAGCGTTCAAAGCTCAGATCGGAAGAAACTTGGAGATCTATGTCGATGACTTGGTCATAAAAAGCCGAGAGGAAGACGACATGATAGACGATATACTCGAAACCTTTACAAGGCTTCGGAGTATCAATCTCAAACTCAATCCCAAGAAATGCTCTTTCGGCTTGGAAGAGGGAAAATTCCTCGGGGTATGGGTCACACGATCCGGAATCCAGGCGCACCCGGATAAAATCAAGGCAGTAGTCTCCATGCAGCCTCCTAAAACCATCAAAGAGATCCAGTCCCTAAATGGGAAACTCGTCGCTCTTCATCGTTTTGTTTCAAAAGCGGCAGACCGCTCCATCCCTTTCATGAACGTATTAAAAAAGCGAACGGCAAAAGGCCAAATAGAATGGACGCCAGAAGCAGACTCGGCATTTCAGGAGTTAAAGGTATGCCTCGGGTCCCTGCCCACTTTGACCGCACCCTCTACCGGAGAAACCGTCACGGTATATCTATCTGCGTCCCACTTTGCgataagtgcagtactcgtagtACACCGGAACCAGGCACAAATCCCGGTCTATTACGTAAGCCGCATCTTGAAAGACTATGAAACTCGGTACCCGATGGTAGAAAAACTGGCACTCGCCTTGGTACATGCTTCCAGACGCCTCCGAAGGTACTTCCAAGCTTTTAATATAGAAGTACAGACCGATCTCCAGATCCAGCAAATCCTCAGGAAGCCAGAGGTCTCCGGGCGTCTCAccaaatgggcaatagagctcAGTGCCTTTGATATCACCTATCGTACCAGAGGTCCAGTAAAGGGGCAGGCAGTAGCTGATTTCCTCACAGAGGTCCCGACCGGAGAAAGCATCAAAGGACAACCCATCTTACCGAAGGTATGGAACCTGTATACGGATGGGGCTTCCAGCAAAGAAGGGTCGGGAGCAGGTTTAATTCTGATAGATCCGGAGGGAATAGAGTACACTTACGCATTGCGTTTCGAATTCAAGACGTCAAATAATGAAGCAGAGTATGAGGCTCTCCTTGCAGGCTTGCAAACTGCAGCCAAAGCAGGTGCAACCTCCGTATTAGCTCATGTCGATTCATTACTGGTAGCCAATCAAGTCAGTGGCGAATACGAGGCACGAGAAGATAATATGGTTCGGTATCTACAGCAGGTCAACAGTTTAATCTCCTCTTTCGATTCTTGCAAAATAGTGCACATACCGAGAAGCAAAAACAAAAAAGCCGATGCTTTGAGCAAACTGGCATCCGTAACATTCTGCCATTTATCAAAAGAGGTTCTAGTCGAGACCTTGCAGACTCCGGCCATCCAACAGACGAGGCCGGTCATGTCAGTTTCTGTGGCCGAAAAGTCTTGGATGACTCCGATCGTGGATTACTTGAAAAATGGTACGCTCCCAGAAGACAAGGCTCAGGCACGGAAGTTAAAAGTGAAAGCACTGCAGTATCAGATACACGATGGTCAGCTCTACAGAAAAACCTTTTTAGGCCCGCTCCTAAAATGCCTAACCCCAGAGGAAGCAAGTTACGTTATAAGGGAAATACATTGGGGAATATGCGGCATCCACTCGGGGCCGAGGATGGTTATTGCAAAAGTCATGAACGCCGGGTATTTTTGGCCAGGAATGCACCAAAGCGCAGTAAACGAGCTCCAGTCATGCGAAGACTGCCAACGCCACGCTCCTGTGAGTCATCGTGCCAAAAACAATCTCGTACCTGTAACCTCGGCTTGGCCATTCCAGAAATGGGGAATTGACATCGTAGGTCCTTTCCCCGTCTCCACCGGAGGAGTAAGATTTCTATTGGTCGCCATCGACTACTTtactaaatgggttgaagctaaGCCCCTCCGGACGATCACAGGAGACCAAGTGCTGAGGTTCGCATGGGAAAACATAGTGTGCAGGTTCGGAATGCCTCTTTGCATAGTGAGCGACAATGGTAAACAGTTTGCGGAGAAACCGTTTAAAACATGGTGCCAAAGGATGAACATTGAACAGAGCTTCGCTTCGGTGGCCCATCCCCAGGCCAACGGGCAAGTGGAAAGAACCAACCGAAGTATCGTGGAAGGAATTAAAAAACTGTTGGGGAAGGAAGGCGTTTCATGGGCAGACGAACTTCCGCATGTCCTATGGGCACACCGAACCATGCCTAAAACAAGCAACAAAGAAACTCCTTTCAGCTTGACATACGGCACCGAAGCTGTCATACCCGCAGAGGTAGGGATCCCCACGCCC